tgagaTTCAATAGCATTTGGTGCAAAGGGTTGAtactggtgttgatgtgctgtgtgATCTGTCAGTGGAATTTATACgccatgtcctgcctcctgcatgctctacctgTGCCCCCAATCCTCCTTTATTCTTCATATATATAAGGCAAGCTTCAGGAAAATCTCAGGAAAAATTGGATCCAGACATTTGGCATCCAGTGTTTGCCGTTTACATTTCATGTCTTAAAATGGCAGTTTTCCAACTAAAATGTCTCCTACATGTCATGACTCTCTCTGTTGCCTGTCGTCCTCTTTTCTTCAGGAGCTGTTGGAGAGAGTAGTGACCAAGACTGACAGCTTTGAGGTTTACAAGCTGGAGAAACTCTACGCTCTGCTCTGCCAGAGCATTTACAGACACAGACGAGACTTCAACAAAACAGCACTAATACAGGTTGGTACTGGACTGTACTGAtgaactgtttgttttgttgctgtagaTACTTTGACTTGTCGCaataggaaaagcacaggtaCAATAACATTAAGTGTGGCACTCAGGAAGTCAAGCTTGTGAGAACAATAGTTGGGTCCTTGAACAACTCATGTCACATGTTATGAAGAAAAAGTTTTCCATATTTCATTCTTGCAGTGTTGTCTAAGAGAAGTGTAGGAGAAGAATAACTACATGTCACCTTAACATGGAATATTTCTTaattatatgtattatttatgttattaaCCTGTTGTTCTTTCCtggtctttttattttatcaggaGATGGAACAGGAGATTGAAGACTTCTGTTAACTTTTCAATGGGAATAGCGTGACCATTTTTAATTGCTATACTTAACATCCTCatcaaatgtgtaaatatacaaACATTAGTTCTATTTTCATAGAAATTGACTGGCACATATTTTTTGTGCTTTAGCCAaaactttgtaaccttgtttatatttaattaaacaGCTTTCCTCTAAATGTTGTTATGTGTATTTTGTGAGCTCAGGACTAAGACTATCTTGTGAATTATCATGTCATACCTGACATTGTGACTGTTCCCATAAACCCTGAGTCATCCCTGACAGTGTGTACAGGACATTTGTATCATGTTTACTTTCTATTCCTGTTTTTCAGGGCATGATGTGGTTGATAATTTAAATCTTAGAATTTAAGTTGAGTGTGACAAACTGAAAGTCCTAAAACATGTATTACTGAATTAACAGCTGCtataatgaattattttatcaTACAGCCCATTCCACCAATTTAAGTGAACAAAGCTGTGTGGTGTATTTTGTCTTTAGAGAGACTGATAAAACCAGTTGAGTGACATTGCTTTAGCCATTTTCAGATGACTGAATAAAAGATGCTGAAGAGTTGACTGTTGGATCCAGGGTGATTGAAGTCTGAACTTCTGAAACTAAGTCAGAATATCATTGTTGGCGTTCCCACTCATCCTGGAAGTTGAGAGAGTAAATTTCCAGTCATGgaaacaaagtaaatatattttacacaacaaaaacacatttagttcTAAGAGAGGATGTCCTCAAGAGGTTATTGTGGATCTAGAAACTAATCATGAACGCTGCATCAATAAAAATGGGGTTAAATGTGTTAACACAAGCACTACTGttcaattaaatgtatttttactgatttctgTCCTGAGTTGTCAGAAACAACCTTTGCAAAATGTCTGGGTGGTGTGGGAGCCCTGGTTGTGTCCCACTCCTGTCCAAACCCCTCACGTTTCTGTGTTTTGCACCGATCAGCCTCAACAGATATGCTGGTTTATTCTTCTGTGGTAGTTTTTAACCAGTGAAACgatctgctgtgttttcatcgtaaaaaaaaaacacttctctAGAGGatcaatgaaaaacaaataatacaaataatgttGAAATAATGAAGTGACTCGCGTCATGAGACAGGATCAGGTGTAAGTGCAACTCCTGTGTCCTCATGtagcttctcctgctgctctgcccGGGTCATGTGAGGACACGATGGCACGCAGCCCAGGATCAGCCCGGTGTCACCGCCACAGATCTTTGTGAGCCACGCTTCGTGCCCCGGTTCTTTCTAATTCACACAGAACTACATATGTGTCACATGCGACGCGTTAATGTGCTGAAATCCCGCTCATCTGAGCCTAAAGTGTCCAAACTAAGCGAGCAGCAGGAGTCGCCGGGGAATGACGTCAGGACGTATCACATTGAATGATGACGCCGtttgatcattaaaaaaatctgcCGTTAAAACATATCAGAATTAGGTCAGCGGAGTAAAACAGCGCCGACCGACGCGGCTCACTATCGGTGTGCGTTCGCTGGTTTGACCGCAACAAAGACGCCGGCCCCGGTGTGAATTAAGCAGCACAGCCGGGGAGAAGACACGGAGATGAGCGGTGCTTGTAGCCTCTGCAGACGGGAGCTGCTGTAGCCGCTGGACCGGTCCGTCTGtccgcctccctccctccctccgccgCCACTCGGTTCTGGGAAACCTGCGAGCCCGAGTAGCGTGAGCGCCTCTGTTCGACCCGGCCACGGCGGGGCTGTGGAGGCTTAGCCCCGGGGACCGAGACGGGAGATACGCCGACACACGGCAGCGACCAGGACCCAGGAAATTAACTCCTCGCCTCGTCTAGACAGCCCGGCAGCAGCACCATGCACATCCCACTAGTTCAGTAAGTTTACCGCCAGACGTGATCGATACTGATGACCGGCCCCGGCTAACACTGGCTACTTGGCCCACCTCACACCCAGGCtacacgctgctgctgcctccacaCACGCTCATGAATCGATCTAGTGTTGCtgaaataaccaagaattagcTGCAACACACCTCCTAATGGTCGTGCTGCTTTCTGTCCACGCAgctgtctgtgcgtgtgtgtgtgtgtgtgtgtgtgtgtgcagcgtaGCATAGTGCTGCTCACTTCATCATGGTGAAGGCTAACATCACTGTTACACTGCTGCCTCACTAAGTCAACATCTACACCTTTGTTGTAGCACATGTGTCAGTGAATGAAGCACGAGTCCATCAGGTGAAGCTGTGACAACATCAAcaagacatgaaaacaaaccaacatcAGATGTGTGTGGTCATCAGCCAGTGTGTGCCATCTAAATTAAGATTGTAGGATCACCTTGTtggattttaaattattttgatgtATCAGTGGAATAATATTGTTAGAATAGCCTGTTAGGTCACTGTGCACAGTCCTGTGTGTTAGAGTTATTACTCAGGTAATTACCTGGGccctggtttgtttgttttttggtaaTTTTTGATTATTGATATTATGGAATATGTGTCATTTGTGCACAGAGGCAACTCAAATTGAAGCAGTCTGACTAGATTGACTCGTCAACAAGAAAGATACGAACATCAAGATTTATTATATGAGTTCATATTTTGCTTGATTGTGCACATTTCcgaacaaatgaacaaaaaaacagtgAACACAGTGAAGCGGCTGCTGTCCTGAGAGCCAGGGGCCCTGGGGCCAGACGATTTAGGTCTGTTAGTGAATTCATTTTGTCCTAATGGTTTGAAACAACTTTTGTAATTTTCATTAGAAATACATTGATTACATGTGTAGTTCCCAAATTCCCCAGAACTAAAGCTGACgtattttaagtttgttttgtcaGCCAGCAGACAAACACCAAAAGTCAAATTAGGTTTGATGAAAATTCAAATGATATTAAACAAAGgagcagcaaaaataaaaagctgaatatTTACATATGATAAGCTGACGCCAGCAAATGTTTTTTAGTGTTTTTGCTTGAGAGATGACACAAATATGAATCAATGGGTAAGAGTATATTACTATTTAGTATTTATATAGTGTGTTTCTAGTCTTTATGATCACTCAAAGCTTTTTACAGTTTTGTCATTCACAGATTCACACGGACATTTATACAGTGCTTTGATGTGCAGCACACATCAGTCCATGCACAGCCAGCAAAGCAATCAGGGGCAATGTCAGGCtcagtatcttgtccaaggacactaAGGCACCcggaatggggggggggggctgagatCAAACTGCAGACCTTTTGGTTGGAGCCGCTAATATAGCATAGTATTTGAATAATCTGTCAACGGAAGTTATTATAAGAAAGTAATAATAAAGTAATTGTATTGGATAATCAATAATGTTTTCACCAATTGTGTTCCCTTGCCATATCTTGTTGTCCATGTTGTTATTGGAAATAATCTTTGTGTTATCTTGACCTTAAAATCCACTTTATTACTCTCATTTACCATCAATGATTTTTGTAATGATACAAATGTCAGCACAGCACTTTGTTAAATTTGTTCACAGAACCATATTGATTAATGCTGTTAGTCTTGATGCGGAGGAAAGTGCACAATGATATTGTGCGCCTCATGCAGACTCAGTGTCTCAGTGTTAACATTAAGACGTGTGTGTGGGCTACATTGACACCAGGCTTTGCACATGTTGTTATGACAATTGAACTGTGAAATGAATACACATGTATATCTGtattgttatgtttttgtcttagACTGCAGTTTACAGTAACTTTTACTTGTGATACACCTGTTTTCTAGTATTTCTCtggtgttttaaatgttaaagcaTTGGCAATTGcttgttttaaaacacaatatcaCAAAATGTATTACTTCATCTAAGTAAGGATGTTCAGTTTCTATTGACATGGAGCAGAAAAAACTAAACTCCTCACAGTTGTGATGCTGGTTTTTATAAACTGTAACTCACAACACTGAAGGAACCATTTAGGCAAATTGTCAATGACTGTCTACAAAAGAATTTTTGTATTAATATACACTGATCAGTCTCAACAGTAAAACAGGAGAATGGTTTTAATGTTCTGGCAGATCAGTGTAGTTTTGATTTGTCAAGCAATAAAGTAATAGAGACAATTTAAAAGtacagaatacattttaaatcactttaCAGATGTTTCAGAATGAGGTTCAAAACGGGCAAAGGATATAAACCAATCAGTTTTCATACAGATTGTTTTTTCCGACTTATTACACATTTGACATCTGcctgttttgtttcctccccAGAGATAAACAATTTCATGAGTCTAGCGTGTGAACACAACCACCATGTGACCCTCAACACTTGAGCCAAGGATCTTCTTTACACTGAGTAGAAGTAAATAGGCATTTGTTTCCCGATGTCGAGCCGGAGGAAATCAACCACACCTTGCATGGTGCTGCCCTCTGATGTGGTGGAacaggaagaggtggaggagaaaactCAGAGGaccgaggaggaagaggtgacagaggaggaggtggaggggaaggTGAAGAAGGTAGCAGAGGAGGGGCCGACTGCAGAGGAGCTGGGTCAGGCTGTCGTGGTCGTCCCCACACCACCAGAAACAGGTACTGAAGATTCATTTTGACCCAATGTCCCGTGTGGACACGACTGACCTAACACCAGCGTCACaatgaatgttttattgttatttttaatattacagaTGAGCCCAGTGTCTCTACTGTAGAGGACATTGAGGTACTTGATCCCTCACTGAAACGCAGCGCTACAAACCCTCCCGAGGATCCGAGCAGTGATCAGCCGACAGAGGAGCAACAGTGTGAGACGCCcgaggagggaggagcagaCCCTGTGTCGGTCGCTGCCATTTCTGTCAGTAAGACACCCATCATGAGGTTGAAGACCAAGTCCGAACCCAAGAGGATCGCTGTGTCCCTGAAATCGGCGGAGGAGGCAGCGGACGGCTTTGGGGGAGGCGGTGAaggagaggtgggaggagagcaggagccCATTGAAGCTCCTCTGGGGCCGATGACGCCTGTGGAGATGCTGCTGCATGACTCCATGAAGCTCGGAGGAGGTGGCATGCTTCTCAGCCCGCCATCAGAGCAGCATAGGAAATCATCCATTTTAAACCCTACAGTTCTGCCTGCTGGCCTGGCACAGGTAGAGAGTCTTTTGATTATTAGagctctgtaaattcatttcAGCATCACAGGTGTAAGAATTCTCAATATACCCCTTTCTCTGTAAAATGAATACATGTCATAAGACGTAACAGGGTGATCATATGCTAATTAATCCTCAACATGGACGTTAGCTGTCAGTTTAAGGTGATAAATATCCATTGTCTTCCTCAGTGAGCACTGTTGCACATTATCTGTTGTCTCTGTATTTCAAatatccctccatctcttcctttGTTCCAGGTGCTGTCAGCTTTCCAGGCCCAGCAGAGTGCAGTAGCGGCAGCTGCGGCTCAGCCTCAGCTCCTGATTCCCCTCAGCAGCATCCCATCCTACAGCGCAGCCATGGACACCAACCCTCTGCTGGGCAGCACGTACAAGAGGTTTCCTTACCCCTCAATGGCCGAGATCAGCAGCCTGGCAGCACAGACGCAGttcacagaggagcagatcAAGGTAGATGAAAGTGTCAAACTAaggatgttgtgttttcccTCGTCGGTCTCTACAGTCCCTTTTATACAGAGATCCTGTTAAGAAAACCGCATTATTTTACGTTTGTTTCCACTAAACCAAAATAAAGCCAGTATCATGCTTACCCAGTGTGTGACTGGCATCAGCCTGGTACATACACTATGTGTATGTACCAGGCTGGTTCACCCTTTACACAAATTTGAATGTGTGACTTCCTCCTCTACCAGCATAAACAACATGTGCATCCTCCTGTAGCTGCAACTTATACAAACAGAacagagatgtgaaataaaggaACAACCTTCCTGCCGGGGGTTGTGTAAAAGAGGCTCTTCTTGTGATGTAACTAAGAAGGTTACAAGTGGTAGCTAattattctgtgttttgtatttaataaaaagTCACTTCGATTTCAATAAAGAATTTGAATTTAATATAGTAAATAATCCcttttgtcttattttgtaAAAGAATTGTACTTAATCTCCACGCAGGTGTGGTTTTCTGCTCAGCGGTTGAAGCACGGTGTCAGTTGGACtcctgaggaggtggaggaggccagAAGGAAACAGTTTAATGGCACAGTGCACACGGTTCCTCAGACCATCACTGTCATACCCGCTCACCAGCTCTCAGCTGCTGCCAACGGCCTGCAGTCCATTCTTCAGACCTGCCAGATAGTGGGCCAGCCCGGCCTGGTGTTCACACAGGTAGGTAAGGAAAGAAAACGTGCCATGTCTACCAAGACTCTGGCTTTGACCTTTGAATCAGGTCTGATTTGACTTGAAACATTtgactttaattgtatttagtTTTGAATGAAAGAATATGTGAATCAACATTTTATGCTGGACTCACATTTTTGTTGCGTTGCGTCTGACGGTGGGCTGGCCTGAGGCCTGGTGCCGGCGTTATTGTGATAATGAAAGCAGTCAAAGTTTCATGCACAGGACACACAGCAAAGATTACTTTTGCGCTAACGTGCCATGTTAAATAATTGATAAGATGCTAAAGAGAtgtacacagaaaataaaaatcagacagacacacacccaaaGAAACTGTTTTAATGCCACCTCACATTATACCAAAGATGTTCTGTACTGTATCTTGTGAACCCAGGTCTTGTATCTAATGAATGCAGAGCGAATAAGTGAACTGGAGATCGACATCTTTTTCACTTAGCAGGCTGTTCTGATAGCTGTAGTTGTTTTGGTCTCTCAGGCTCATATATTACAAATTAGAGGAAAAgcaatattttcaaaaaagaaCCAGGTTTATGGCCCTTTCCATTTCCAAAGTGTTTAAGGTAATAACAGATTAAATACTTCCCAGTCTGGTGATATATTTATATGTCATCCTCATATAATTTTTGGACTGTTGCAGGTCGGTCCAGGGGGGAGCCTTCCAGTGACCAGTCCAATTACGCTGACAGTAGCAGGACTGCCCAGCCAGTCCCAGAGCTCCAGCAGAGTGTCCTGCCAGCCCACCTCaacaaacaatgagctgaaacgAGCCACCACTGTCcaacctccctctctttctccacagGTGAAGACAACCTTAAAACTGGCTTTCAGACAAATATTTGTTTGGTATTGTGCTCTCCTTGCTGTCAACAGACACTTGtttaacataaaacatctctcctcctctctctaaGGAGAACTCGGCCCTCTGCGCTGACACATTCAGTATGCGGCCTAAGAAGTCCAAAGAGCAGCTGGCGGAGCTGAAAGCCAGCTACCTGAAAAACCACTTTGTCACTGATGCTGAAATCGCCAGGCTCATGAAGCTCACCAACCTGACAAAGGGAGAGATCAAGAAGTGGTTCAGCGACACCCGGTACAACCAGCGCAACTCCAAGAACAGCCACGTCATAGTTTTCCACGACGGAGGGGGCAGAGGAGGTGGCAGTTGCAGTAGCAGTGCCACCATTGTTATTGACTCGAGTGATGATAACCCCGCTTCTCCCCACCCTCCCATCACACCTCCTGTGAAGGAGAAGGAGTCACGACCCAAAACGTGGAACCCATTCCCAGACTTTACCCTGCAGAAGTTTAAAGAGAAGACACCAGAGCAGCTGGTGGTGCTGGAGGAGAGCTTTGAGAAGAGCAGCAACCCATCAGATGAAGAACTGAGCCGCCTGAGGACAGAGACGAAACTGACGAGGAGGGAGATCGACGCTTGGTTCACTGAGAGACGAAAAATGCCATCCGTCAGCACCTCCTCTCCAGATTCTTCAGAAGGAGGGAAGATGGAGACGGATGGAGCAAAAGCAGGGGAAAGAGGAGGAACGGGAGGAGCAACCTCTTCTTCACCTTCCGCCTACTCATCTCGTAAAGGTAGTCAAACGCCACCTGGAGGTCGCAGTAGGAATCTGCCCTCCACCAGCAGCAACAAGAAAGACATAAAAGATAAGAGTAAAAAGACGCCAGAGCAGCTCCACATTCTGAAAAGTGCCTTTGTGCGGACCCAGTGGCCCACACCAGAGGAGTACGGCCAGCTCGCAGAAGAGAGCGGCCTTCCTCGGTCTTACATCGTCAGCTGGTTCGGGGACTCTCGCTACTCCTGGAAGAACGGAAACCTGAAATGGTTCTTTCAGTACCAAAGTGGAAACGTAGAGGGCGCGAGCATGGGAGGAGGCACTAAAATGGGAAGCAGCGGCGGCAGAAAAAGACGCGGCCGAAACCGTGGGTGGGGTCGTTCCCGAACCAGGAAGCAGCCGAGACGGTCCGCCTCCTCCAGTGCAGATACTGATAGATCTCCCCCTGCGAAGAAATTCAAGAGTGGGAGGGAGATCCTGAGGGAGTACTACCTGAAGCACCACTTCCTCAACGAGCAGGACCTGGATGAGCTTGTCACCAAGACCAACATGAGCTATGAACAGGTAATGTTTATTTGGATGGGAGAAAACATGGACATGTCACTCTGTCAACCAGGGCCCCAAAAGCTTTCTAAAAGACCAGTGTGCAAGATCTACTTTCATTGAGAATTGGCTGGGAGGAGGTCGAGGataatgttttaatcatttttatcaCCTAAATGTAAGAATCGAGTTTTCATTTGCTTAGAATAAGTTCTAGAGATGGTCTTGCACCTTTTTATGTAACACGTAGGCCACCGTACCTTCTCCTTCACGCTCGGAAAAGGAAGGGTGAGGCGAGGGCTTTTCCGTTGGTTTTAGTCTTCAACCtcgccactagatgtcactaaattttCCTAATCCTATTTATAATTCCTGGTGCAGCAGCTGAATGAACGATTTCTATTCTCAAACTGACTTCCACAAATAATGAATCTTAAAGTGCAACGAACTGAAAAATTGAGTGATTTTACAATATAATGCAGCTTATAGGCAGTTGCTGAAGTGTGTTCATCATTGATTATATTGATCAGTCAGGAGATTGACAGTATTTTAGAAACACTGAGGTCATGACTTCATGTAACCAGCAGAACTCCAAACACATAACCACCATGACATGTTTGTATGGGAAATCTTGtcaaatgtattatatttagtaaaaaaaaaaaaaatgttcctgtttaaccttgatttaatttaaactgcTAAAACCCCAGAAATATCACTGATGACCTCATGTCCTCAATAATATCGGTACCTGCTGTTATCATTCACTCAcagtgtttctctcttgtgaaGGTGAGGGAGTGGTTTGCTGAGGTCCAGCGGCGCTTGGACATAGGCGCAGATCCTTTCCAGGAACCGGCTGCGGAGAGGGCGGACAGAGacgaaggaggagaggaggaggcgcgGGGAGAGGCGTCAGCGGCCCCCGAGGACCAGACCGGCACTGGGATgggagatgaagatgatgaggaagaagatgaggaggatgatgccGACGACACGGATGACAGTGAGGTTTGGGAACCATCGCGTAGCGTCAGGAAATCCTTGTCAGTTTCTGAAGACTAATGATTGTGGAAAGTGATGGTGAAACATTACAGAATGTTACAAGAGACACGATCAATGCTGGAGGACAGTTAGCTGAACCAAGTCTTTTTTTGCCACTGATTTCCCTGTGTACACATTAGCAACATTGATGAACTGTTTTTTCTTAATCATGTCTACATGCGACTAACAGATGGACCATAACTTTAGCTCACCCTCTCAACACTTCTCTTATTAACTGTAGGTGATGTGTCACAGCTTAGACAATAATTGTGAATACGAATACCATGAAGTGCAATCTTCAAGCTGAGCTAAAGATGAGAACTGATGGGATGAAGCAGTTGCCCAAAAAAGATGGTATATCCAGGGCCAGGCACATCCATACACCTTTCTTCAGAAGCAATTGATGAATACTGACTGTtgttaattcattatttttggaAGAACTGTCAGTTCCAATGTCCAGCATGCTCTAATTTAAATTTCCACTCCTTCGTTGCTTAAATGAAGCCAATAAgggaggttttatttttcacatttatgcTGCATTTCCCTAAGAAGTAGTGTGGGATGCTGTTGTGAGCACAGGCCTAAATTCAAACTTCAATCCCCAGCATTATGAATGTTTTACCCATGGTCCCAAACTAACTGCACGCTGAAAAAAAACGTCTGCTATTTTTACAAAGGTGCTTAAAAACCTATCACTACTAGATGTCACTGCTGAGCAATCTCCCTAATAAATCCAGCATACATCTAATAGAGGAGCTGGTTGATTTGACATGTTACagcatgttatttttttttttaaaagctcctGTAAAGATAGACCAGGATGTGTGAGTTAAATATTGGATTGATAATGACAGTGTAAATCAGGTATGTCACCTTTCTGAGCTAAAGGTCTAAATGACAGGAAAAGTACCTTAACGCTGAATGAATGCCAACGCCATGATGCTTTTAAATAACGCAGGATGTCTGCTCCAGTCTTCCCTTAAAAGTGGCTCATTTGTCATTAATATTATCGCTATAGATTTTTAACTGAGCACCTACAGATCTGATGGAGAAATTCCACAGTATGTGTTAAATATGCACTGctattaatgttttttaacaaCATTTTCACCTTTTGATAGAACTCATCCCGTGCTACGATCAATCTTTCTGAGGAGGTTGTGTAAATTCAGATAGCACGAGGCTTTTGTGCCAAAGCTGAATGTGCGGAGCAGTGAGCTACAGTTTGAAGCAGAGGCACCGTTTGTCAACTAAACGATGAGGCAGACATCTTTGTCCAGTGACATAAAAACAGAACTATCCTTGCCGCAGCATTTCGTTTGCTTGTGGTCGGATTCTGATGAATTAATGGGATggactgattttttttattttattggggGATGCATGTAAATACAAGcaccagctgcagctccagtgtGAATTGAAAGTAAATCAATGCGCATGTTTTCCCCGTGACAAGATTGCTATCTC
This region of Paralichthys olivaceus isolate ysfri-2021 chromosome 13, ASM2471397v2, whole genome shotgun sequence genomic DNA includes:
- the LOC109631939 gene encoding zinc fingers and homeoboxes protein 1; protein product: MSSRRKSTTPCMVLPSDVVEQEEVEEKTQRTEEEEVTEEEVEGKVKKVAEEGPTAEELGQAVVVVPTPPETDEPSVSTVEDIEVLDPSLKRSATNPPEDPSSDQPTEEQQCETPEEGGADPVSVAAISVSKTPIMRLKTKSEPKRIAVSLKSAEEAADGFGGGGEGEVGGEQEPIEAPLGPMTPVEMLLHDSMKLGGGGMLLSPPSEQHRKSSILNPTVLPAGLAQVLSAFQAQQSAVAAAAAQPQLLIPLSSIPSYSAAMDTNPLLGSTYKRFPYPSMAEISSLAAQTQFTEEQIKVWFSAQRLKHGVSWTPEEVEEARRKQFNGTVHTVPQTITVIPAHQLSAAANGLQSILQTCQIVGQPGLVFTQVGPGGSLPVTSPITLTVAGLPSQSQSSSRVSCQPTSTNNELKRATTVQPPSLSPQENSALCADTFSMRPKKSKEQLAELKASYLKNHFVTDAEIARLMKLTNLTKGEIKKWFSDTRYNQRNSKNSHVIVFHDGGGRGGGSCSSSATIVIDSSDDNPASPHPPITPPVKEKESRPKTWNPFPDFTLQKFKEKTPEQLVVLEESFEKSSNPSDEELSRLRTETKLTRREIDAWFTERRKMPSVSTSSPDSSEGGKMETDGAKAGERGGTGGATSSSPSAYSSRKGSQTPPGGRSRNLPSTSSNKKDIKDKSKKTPEQLHILKSAFVRTQWPTPEEYGQLAEESGLPRSYIVSWFGDSRYSWKNGNLKWFFQYQSGNVEGASMGGGTKMGSSGGRKRRGRNRGWGRSRTRKQPRRSASSSADTDRSPPAKKFKSGREILREYYLKHHFLNEQDLDELVTKTNMSYEQVREWFAEVQRRLDIGADPFQEPAAERADRDEGGEEEARGEASAAPEDQTGTGMGDEDDEEEDEEDDADDTDDSEVWEPSRSVRKSLSVSED